One Candidatus Nitrotoga arctica genomic window, GGCCTGGAATATCTATCGCTAGATCGTTCGGCAGAGACCTTATCAGGTGGTGAATCACAACGCATCCGCCTAGCCTCGCAAATTGGCTCCGGTCTGACCGGTGTGATGTATGTATTAGACGAACCTTCCATCGGCCTGCATCAGCGTGACAATGATCGTTTGCTGGGCACGCTGAAACGCCTGCGCGACATGGGCAACAGTGTAATCGTGGTAGAACATGACGCGGATGCTATCCAGGCTGCCGACCACGTGGTGGACATGGGTCCAGGCGCGGGCGAGCACGGGGGCATGATCGTCGCGCAAGGCACGCCGCAAGAAGTGTGCGCCAACAAGCAATCGCTGACAGGTGATTACCTTTCCGGGCGGCGTAACATTGAAACACCCAAAAACTATCTCTCACCCGATCCGGAACGCATGCTGCAAATTCAAGGCGCATGCGGCAACAACCTGAAGCAGGTTACGCTTAATTTGCCTGTTGGCCTGCTGGTATGCGTAACAGGCGTGTCCGGTTCCGGCAAGTCAACCCTCATCAATGACACGCTGTATCACGCCGTCGCGCAACACTTGTATGGAAGCAACACCGAACCAGCACCATATGTCAAAATCGACGGGCTGGAATTTTTTGACAAGGTCATTAACGTTGACCAGTCGCCCATTGGACGCACCCCTCGATCCAACCCCGCCACCTACACCGGCCTGTTCACGCCCATCCGCGAACTATTCGCCGGAGTGCCGCAATCGCGCGAGCGCGGCTATGGCCCGGGGCGCTTCTCGTTCAACGTAAAAGGCGGACGTTGCGAATCATGCCAGGGCGATGGCGTGATCAAGGTCGAAATGCATTTCTTGCCTGACCTCTATGTGCCATGCGACGTATGCCATAGCATGCGCTACAACCGCGAAACGCTCGAGGTACAATACAAGGGTCGAAACATCCACCAGATTTTGAAGATGACAGTGGAACATGCGCATGAGTTTTTCAAGCCGGTACCAATCATCGCACGCAAACTACAAACTATGCTCGACGTGGGGCTAGGCTACATTACATTGGGGCAAAGCGCCACGACGCTATCCGGCGGTGAAGCACAACGTATCAAATTATCGCTTGAACTTTCCAAGCGCGACACCGGACGGACGCTGTATATCTTAGACGAGCCCACAACCGGCCTGCATTTTCATGATATCGCTTTGCTTCTGAAAGTTATTCAGAAACTGCGTGACCAAGGAAACACCGTAGTAGTAATCGAACATAACCTCGACGTAATAAAAACCGCCGACTGGATCATAGACCTTGGACCTGAAGGCGGAGATGGCGGGGGGGATATCATCGCACAAGGTTCGCCAAATGACATTGCCGCCAATCCGCAAAGCGTTACTGGCACTTACCTGAAACAGATGTTGAAAATAACCAGACAATAGGAGATTAGTTCCATCAATCACTCGTCCCCTGATTCATTCTTCATTACGTCAAATCACACTCCATCCGCAGTACATTACATCCACAAAACCACATGATCTCCGGCATTAGCCAGGGATCTATTGCTACAGCGTATCAAAGGTAAAGACAACATATCGCGATCAAATTTTAAGCTCTAAACAAGAAGAATAGAAAGCCATTAAATCGTAGTACAAAAGTATCAATTTTTTTTGCAATACTCACCAATATTATGTTACCCTGACCCAGCTGTTAGAAGTTTCTAAGAGCCCCCGCGGACGGTACGAGTGGGTTTATCTTTTTTATTTATTTACTTAGAGGAGTAATAATTATGCGCAGAGTTAACTCACTGGCACTACTGCTTGCTATTAGTTCCCCGGCTGCCATGGCATATGACGGCCCACATGCTCAATACAATTTTCTCCCCCCGGCCGGCTCGTTTGCACCCGATCCCCAAGCCGGCAGTCTGCATCCAGAAAGGCAAGTCGCCATACCGGGCAACTATCCTCCCGGCGGCGGTGAAGCAGCCCCTAAATACCAATATGAAACCCAAGGTCAATATAACATCGGGAAACATCATTTAGAGCAATGGCAAAAAGAAGAAGGCGGTGCCGGTCAAGCCAGTTATCATGGTAAACAACCCACCAAATATACCCCAGACTTTAAAACCGCTGTTCCATATGTAGATGGCAAACCCCTTTACGATACAGACTTTAACGAATCCTGGGCGGGGGACAGAGCGAATGGTACTGGAGGCTGTATTGCCAGTGGAGCTCCGTATTGCGTATCTCCGATAGAAACGGGTCTAGGTTATCATTCTGAAGAAACCAATGCGAGCAAAACTTATACTCAAATTCACGGCGTCAATAATGGTGATCCAAGAGGAACGGGTTCAGTTGTAACAATGAATGCAGTCGTAGAAAATACTGATTCCAAAGCAGGTACAAAACCGGCAAAGATCAGGCTTCAATACGCAATAGTACCCGGCGGGAACTTTGTAGATACTACTCGTCAACCTCAAAATGCCGGTTACACAAAGTTAGCTCCTGAAGGTACATACCGTTATCAATCGCCAACCATTCTATACAATGATGAGCATGGGCATCTGTTTATAGATGGCAAGCATTTTTCCGGGATACATTTGTTAAACGGTAGCTATGGCTACACGATTGGTCTGGATCTGCTCGCACCAGGAAAACACGACATCTGTATCAAGATAGTAGATGAGTTTCATGAAGTGGTCGATATGGGAACGCAAGCTTGCGTTGCAGTTACAGTTTAAAGCGAATTTATTGTATTTGTAAAATACTTGAACTATGCCGTCCGTATAGTGCATGTATTTTCTGTAAAACTTGGGTACCGTCGCTTAATGAACGGTACCCACTTTATACAAAAATACTAGCTTAAATTAATTGCGAAACAGCTTTTTATCAAGCATATTTGGAATAATAAAAAAGCCAGCTTAAGCTGGCTTTTTTATTATTCCAAATTATTACATCTTCACTCACCAATAAAATTGGCTAATATTAGCATTGATCCTTTTTCCACCTTAAACTCTCACCTGATTAGCCACAATGTTCAGCCGCGCGAATGAGGCGCACAGGATAGGGCGAAGTGACGGATGATGCCGAAGCAGTCTGACCAGAATGACAGACAGGTCGAAGCGGCGGTTGAATCGATATTGAAACTCGGCGAGATAACGATGGGCGTACTTGGAGAAATCGAACGCATGGTAGGTTCCAGAGAACATCGTCTTCAGATTGCCTAAGAGGGTATTGACCGCGCGAAATTGCTCCAGCTTTACGCAGGCAGTACTGCCGCCGGTGACGGTGCGCTCGTGAGTGGCTCCAGATTCTGTGACGGCTCGGAAGCACCCCAATCCATCGGAAATGACATTAACCGACGCGCACAGCGATTTCTTCGCCCACTGGGCAATCGCGTCTTTGGTAAATTTCAGCCTGGTCAGGCAAACGAACAGCGGATGGCCAGTTTCAGTGGTCTGCACCGCAGCGATGAAGGGCACCTTGTTCTCCGAGCCCCGGCCGCTCTTGCCGCCGGGCAACTCCCCACCCAGATAAGCGTCGTCGATCTCAACGCGACCGTCGAGCTGGCGCGATTCTTCCCGCACCGTCATGACTTGCATCAGCTTGTGTTTCAACAGCCAGGCGGTCTTGTAGCGCACCCCCAAATGACGTTTGAGTTCCAGCGCCGATATGCTGTTCTTCGATTGACTCAACAGATGCATACCCAAAAACCAGTGGGTCAGGGGCAGCTTCGTGGCGTGGAAAATCGTC contains:
- the uvrA gene encoding excinuclease ABC subunit UvrA, producing the protein MDSIKIRGARTHNLKNISLDLPRNQLVVITGLSGSGKSSLAFDTLYAEGQRRYVESLSAYARQFLQLMAKPDVDLIEGLSPAIAIEQKATSHNPRSTVGTVTEIHDYLRLLFARAGDPYCPQHDLILQAQSVGQMVDHVLQLPQDTRIMILSPLVIERKGEQVDLFNELRAQGFMRLRVNGTVYEIDKLPALAKNKKHTVEIVVDRLKASPDNQQRLAESFETALRHAEGRALAVEMDSGEEHIFSAKFACPICNYSLPELEPRLFSFNNPMGACPKCDGLGSISFFDPKRIVAFPQLSLSSGAIKGWDRRNQFYYQMLDSLAKYYDFDLERPFESLPEKTQQIILYGSGKEEIPFSYLNERGKPTLREHTFEGIINNLERRYKETTSPTVREELAKHLNTCICPECKGTRLRLEARNVRIAGHAIYELSALPLKQALTFFQQVKLPGHKQAIAERIVHEIASRLTFLNNVGLEYLSLDRSAETLSGGESQRIRLASQIGSGLTGVMYVLDEPSIGLHQRDNDRLLGTLKRLRDMGNSVIVVEHDADAIQAADHVVDMGPGAGEHGGMIVAQGTPQEVCANKQSLTGDYLSGRRNIETPKNYLSPDPERMLQIQGACGNNLKQVTLNLPVGLLVCVTGVSGSGKSTLINDTLYHAVAQHLYGSNTEPAPYVKIDGLEFFDKVINVDQSPIGRTPRSNPATYTGLFTPIRELFAGVPQSRERGYGPGRFSFNVKGGRCESCQGDGVIKVEMHFLPDLYVPCDVCHSMRYNRETLEVQYKGRNIHQILKMTVEHAHEFFKPVPIIARKLQTMLDVGLGYITLGQSATTLSGGEAQRIKLSLELSKRDTGRTLYILDEPTTGLHFHDIALLLKVIQKLRDQGNTVVVIEHNLDVIKTADWIIDLGPEGGDGGGDIIAQGSPNDIAANPQSVTGTYLKQMLKITRQ